The Psychrobacillus sp. FSL K6-2836 nucleotide sequence GGAACACCTGCCTATACATCTGTTGATGGGCTTCCTTGGTGGAATCCGGATACAGTCATTGAAGATGGCGATGTGGACGGAGCGCGTAAAGTATTGGAAGAGGCGGGTTGGAAAGATACGGATGGTGATGGAATACTTGATAAAGGCTCTTTGAAAGCTGAATTCAGTCTTTACTACTTAGCGAATGACATGATTAGACAATCTCTTGCCATTACTGTTGCAGATATGATGAAACCACTTGGCATTAATATAAAAGTAGAGGGTGGAAGTTGGGACATTATTGGAAAGAAAATGTATTCCGAGGCCGTACTCATGGGCTGGGGAAGTCACGATCCACTTGAACTTTACAGCATTTATAGCAGCAATAATGCTGGGGTTGAGTACTATAATACGGGCCACTATAAAAATGAAACAGTAGATGAATATTTTAAGAAGGCCCTTCATGCGAAAAGTGAAGCGGAAGCAATCGAGTTTTGGAAAAAAGCACAGTGGGATGGCACGACTGGTTTAAGTGGAAAAGGGGACGCTGCATGGGCATGGTTGGTTAACATCGATCATTTGTACCTGGTGAAAGAAGGCCTTGATATTGGAGAGCAAAGAATCCATGTACATGGACATGGATGGCCTGCTACAGACAATATCGCTGATTGGAAATGGAGTAAATAATGTGCGTAAAAATATCGTTGTAAAGATAGGGACCTTTCTATTGATGAAAGGTTTAAGAATGCTTACATTATTGTTTGCGATTTGCTTAATATCATTTTTATTAATAAAGAACTCCCCGATTGATCCGATTCAGGCCTACGTTGGCGCTGATATGTTAAAGGTAGGACCTGAACAGCGAGAGAAGATTGCTGAGTATTGGGGACTGGATCAACCTGTAATGGTGCAGTTTTTTAGTTGGCTTTCTGCTTTATTTGCTGGTGATTTGGGAACTTCAATGATTTTCCGACGTCCGGTGTCTGAAATCATCGGTGAACGCTTTTTAAACTCTCTTGTCTTGATGCTGACCGCATGGGTATTGTCGGGAGTTATCGGTTTTGTCATGGGCGTAGTGTCGGCCATGAAAAAGGACACTTGGGTCGATCGAATCATAAAATGGTACTGTTATACCTTGGCATCGACACCCACCTTTTGGATGGGCCTTCTGATGCTGATTGTTTTTGCAGTGTGGCTTGGATGGTTCCCAATTGGGTTAGGTGTTCCGGCGGGAGTTCTCTCGGAAGATGTCACACTAGCAGACCGAATACGGCATCTTGTACTTCCGGCGATGACACTTAGCATTCTTGGTGTTGCGAATGTGGCATTACATACGCGCCAGAAGCTAATCGATGTTCTTGCGAGTGATTATGTGTTGTTTGCAAGGGCGCGGGGTGAACGTGGCTTTATTTTGTTTTGGAGACATGGATTACGTAATGTTGCTCTGCCTGCAATCACCTTACAATTTGCTGCATTTAGTGAATTGTTTGGTGGTGCTGTTCTTGCTGAGCAAGTGTTTTCTTATCCGGGTCTTGGACAAGCGACAGTAGAAGCGGGTCTAAGGGGAGACGTTCCTCTTTTATTAGGATTAGTCATATTTAGTACGATATTTGTTTTTGTAGGAAATTTAATTGCTGATACGATTTACTACGTAGTAGATCCGAGAACAAGGGAGAGTCGGATGATATGATTCGAAGTCTCAAATTGAAAAAAACAGAAGGTAAGATAAAACTATTTTCCCTAAATAGAAGGCAGAAGACGCTCGTTACAATCCTAATCGCGACTATTTTTTTGGTAAGTGTTGTAGTGATCGGTGCCGTACTTGATAGAGAAAGAATTGCAACAAATCTTATCGCTCGAAATTTGTCCCCATCCATGGAACATCTTTTTGGTACGGATTGGTTAGGTAGGGACATGTTTACCCGGACGATTATGGGGCTTTCATTAAGTATTGGAGTTGGATTGATTGGAGCAATTGGCAGTACGTCAATTGCACTTATCCTTGGTATGGCTGCAGCAACAATGGGGAAAATGGCAGATCGTCTAATATCATGGCTTATCGACCTTTTTCTAAGTGTGCCCCATCTTGTAACGCTGATTTTGATTGCTTTTACGTTGGGGGGAGGATTTAAAGGTATTGTTATAGGGCTTATGCTAACCCATTGGCCAAGCCTTGCTCGAGTTATCAGAGCAGAGGTCATGCAAATTCGTTCCGCCGAATATGTTCAGATTTCTCGACAGATGGGAAAATCTCGTTGGTGGATAGCTGCACATCATATACTTCCACATTTGATCCCACAAATTATGATTGGTTTTATGTTGCTGTTCCCCCACGTGATTTTACACGAAGCTGCAGTTACATTTTTAGGTTTAGGGATGTCGCCTCACGAGCCAGCCATTGGTATTATTCTGTCGGAATCCATGAAATATTTGTCAGCTGGTATGTGGTGGCTTGCCTTTTTCCCTGGGCTTTGTTTACTAATTATTGTACGGATATTTGATGTGATTGGAGAAAGTATTAGAATGATTATGGATCCCACTAAAGCTCATGATAAGTAATATATAAAGTGTATTTTATTTTCGGAAAAAGCGAACAGAGTTTGGGTCCACTTTTTTTTAACAAGAGGAGAAGTTTCTTCAAGGTGATAACGAGACATAAGTCACCTTATTATTTTGTGAGGAGGTAAATGATGCCTATCCTTGAAGTAGAAAATTTATCGATATCTTTTAAACAATATATAAGTGGTTTGAAACAGAAAAGTTTTAATGTAATATCAAGTTTAAATGTCACGCTTGAACCAGGTGAAATTCTGGCAGTCGTAGGAGCCAGTGGTTCAGGGAAGAGTTTACTAGCCCATGCCATTCTCGGAATACTTCCAGACAATGCAGCCATAAGTGGAACTATTAAATATGAAGGAGAGGTACTTACTGCCGTACGGCAAGCTTTACTACGCGGTAAGGATATTGCACTTATTCCACAATCAGTAAACTATCTCGATCCACTTATGCGTGTAGGGAATCAAGTTCGTACTTCTGTAAAAAATGGAGATGCTATTGCAGCACAACGAAATGTTTTTGAGCGACTTCATCTAAAATTAGCTGTTGAGAATATGTACCCATTTCAGCTTTCTGGAGGTATGGCACGAAGAACGCTTCTATCCACTGCAATTGTAAGTGGAGCTAAAGTCATAATTGCGGATGAGCCTACACCAGGACTCGATCCAGTTGTTATCAAAGAAGCTTTAAATAATTTCAAGGAATTCGCAGACAATGGATGTGCGGTTATGCTCATCACACATGATATTGAATCCGCTTTAACAATTGCTGATAAAATTGCTGTGTTTTATGCAGGTACGACTGTAGAAGTAGCCCCAGTTGAGAATTTCACTGGTGATGGTGAAGCTTTGCGACATCCTTATAGTAAGGCTTTATGGAGAGCGCTGCCACAAAATGAATTTACACCAATTCCGGGTGCCCAACCCCATCCTAGTGCTTTACCATCTGGTTGCTTGTTTGCCCCACGGTGTCCGATGGCAACCTCTGAATGCGAACAAGCACTGCCGGAAATGCGCAACCTTCGGAATGGGAAGGTGAGGTGTATTCATGCAACTTGATGCAAAAAACATCGGATTTCGTTATGGGAATGGGCCATGGTTGTTTCGGGGAGTCGATTTAACTATAGAACCAGGGGAAATCGTTGGACTCACGGCCCCGAGTGGACGTGGTAAAACAACTTTTTGTCGTATTTTAGCGGGATTCGAGAAACCTATTGAGGGTAACATTACCGTAAATGGGCTACCGGTGTCCAAGAAAGAATTTCATCCTGTACAATTAGTCTTTCAACATCCGGAAAAAGCGGTAAATCCACGATGGAAAATGGAGAAGATTCTTAATGAAGGGTGGAAACCTGATCAAGAACTGCTAGATTTATTAGGAATTGAGCAGGAGTGGCTGACACGTTGGCCTAACGAATTGTCTGGAGGAGAGTTACAACGATTTTGTGTAGCTAGGGCATTGGGACCCAATACTCGCTTTTTAATTGCGGATGAAATGACAACAATGCTCGACGCAATTACACAAGCTCAAATTTGGCATGCAGTTCTTGAAATCGCCAAAAAGCGAGGGATGGGTATAATCATTGTCAGCCATGAGGCGAAGCTGATTCAAAGACTTTGTCATCGAGAGATTGAGTTGGAAAATTTTAATGCATAAGGTATAGAATTCAGATTTAAACACAGCAAAAAAGTATTCCTGTATGGCTTGAGTTATAATTTTAAAGTGCTACCCTGTGTCAGAAACATTCACGTTAATTCAAACAAACGTGAATGTTATGATTTTCATGCTTGTTTCTGACACAGGGTCCAAACACTAATGTATTGGATAACACCGGGACATTAAAAAATCCAACTTGAATTATAGGGCAGCGATACGTTCACGATCGTTTGCTGTTAGTTCAAAGTCAAAAGTATCTAAACTTTGTGCTTGGCGATCTTTATTATGAGACTTAGGAATGACGATAACGTCCCTTTCAATTTGATAACGTAATATAACTTGTGCATACGTCTTTCCATACTGATTTCCAATTTTTTCTAGAACCTGCTTAGCATTTTCATCGATACCTTTTAATGGGGACCAAGCAACTGTTGCTATGTCGTGGATTTTATTGTACGCAATTAATTCTTCATTCCATTGTCCAACGTGTGATTCTATCTGGTTAACAGCAGGTTTTATTTTTCCTTTTTCAAGAATTAAATCCAAATGCCCTTTTTTAAAGTTCGAAACACCAATAGATTTAAACACACCACGAGTGTAGTATTCTTCTAAAATGTTCCATGCTTCTAAAATTTCCTCGTTGTTATCCCAAGGAGAATGAATTAAGAATAAATCAATATAGTCAGTTTGTAATTTCTCTAAACTTTTTTTAATTTCCGCATGAGCCCAGTCTGTACCGCCAAAACCTTTAAAGGTATTAAGCTTGCTTGTGATAAAGTAATTTTCACGTGGTTGAGAAGATTTTTTTAACCCTTCTCCTAGCACTTCTTCATTGAAATAAACTTGCGCAGAGTCAAAATGACGGTAGCCATTTTCAATTGCCCAGTCAATCTCCTGTGTGTCACCCCTTAAAGCACCCGAGTACTGATTTTCCTCTTTACCGTATGTATTTGTACCAGTACCAACAATTGGAATCTCAACGCCATTGTTTAATTTAATTTTTTTCATCCTAATTCCTCCTATGCTGTTTTTCTTACCCTACCTTACCCTCACTAAAAAATAGAATCAAACAATATGATTTGTTCATATGTACTATGTGGCAGTGGCTCTAAAAATATAATATGCAAAGAGAATACCAGATTCAAGAACAACTCTAAATTGTTCACGAACCTGGTATTTTATTATGCTCTAAAACATATTTTCAATTGATGTAGCTGTATTTAATGCTATTAACGAGTTCTATCTTTAATGGTGCTCATCATTATTTCCCATAATCCAACTATACTGGAGCCAGCAATTGCTTCTTATCTCTCTGATATTTTCGTCATTTCAGCAGAACGTTATGCCATATGGTTTATTTATAAAACAACCCTGTGCCAGAAACATTTATTCTAATTCAAACAAACGTGACTGTTTTAATTTTCACATCTGTTTCTAATGCAGGATAAATTTTCTGATTATTTTACTGTATAATTTTTCCTTTTGGTGTATATTTAGAATAATTAAAATAAAAAAGTACGCAGGAATCGCTGCGATAGTTGAAAGGAATGTACAATGAGAAGGATTATTTTATCGACAGAGAGTGGAGCCGATCTACCGAAAGACCTGGTTGAAAAACATCGAATTCAAGTAGTACCGATGCACGTCATCATGGATGGGAAGGATTATTTAGATGGTGAGCTATCTGTAGAGGAAGTTTTTAATTATCATAGTCGTACCAAAAAAATACCATCTACAACAGCAACGAATGTACATGAGTATCATGATTTGTTTACGAAAATCCGATTAAATTTTCCTGATAGCATCATTATTCACATTGGATATACGTCAAAAGCATCTGCTTCCTTTCAAAGTGCATTAATTGCAGCGGAAGATTTTGAAGACCTTTTCCTATTTGATACGCTAAATGTAACAGGTGGATTAGCTGCAATCGTGATGTATGCGGCAACTATGCTTGAGGAAGAACCTTCCATTAGCCATGTTCGCTTAATAGAAGAGCTAGAATCTATAGTTCCTAAAACAAGATTGGCTTTCCTTCCCGGCAGTTTAGATTTTCTAAGAGCGGGTGGACGGGTAAGTAACGTTGCTTATATTGGAGGGTTATTATTAAAAATAAAGCCCTGTATCGAGTTAATAGAGGGAAAGCTTGTTTCAACTAGAAAATACCGTGGGAGTATGAGCATAGTTGCGGAAAAACTCATGCGAGATTACTTAAACCAATACGATATAGATAGAAAACAGCTGTATTTGATCTACTCTATCGGACTTGATGAGAGTATTAAGAGACGGATGGATGAAATCGCAAAGGAAATAGGTTTCGAAAATGTTACATGGATGCAAGCGGGTGCTATGATTTCAACCCATGCTGGGCCAGGTGGTTTTGGGATTGCAGGAGTAGAATGTTAGCAACCAAAGTTAAAGAAGGCGTTCCAAGTGAAGGATCGACTTTTTTAGTTCCAATTATGGATGGTTCTAAGTGTTTTAGTTTAGTAATGTTTACAGCATCTGAGCCGCTTGATATAGTAAATGTTAATATCGAAAAATAAAGAATAGGGAAGAGGGGGTTGAAAATGGATGTAAAATACCCAATTGGAAAATTACAAGTTCCTGAAAAAGTAAAGTTAGCAAATATTCAAGAATGGTTAAAGGAAATCGAAACTTACACGGTTCGACTAAGGAAAACTGTCGACTTATTAAGTGACGAGGAATTAAGCAAAACTTACCGTGAAGGTGCCTGGACAGTTCGTCAACTTGTTCATCATATTACAGACTCTCAGTTGAACATGTATCAACGTTTGAAGCTTGCTTTAACAGCTGACAATCCAACAGTCCCAGCTTTTGATGAAGAAAAGTGGGCTATTCAACCAGATACAGGGCTTCCAGTAGAAAGTTCTATTAAAATGTTAGAAGGCATCAATGAGCGTATCGTATCTTTAGGACAAAGTTTAACTGAAGAGCAATTAGAACGAGCATTTACTCACCAAACAAATGGCAAAATAACAGTGGCAACAAAAGTTGCAAAATTATCTTGGCATGAAGAGCATCACTTAGCCCATATTAAAATCGCATTATCAAAATGATATACTATGTAGGTTTTCTATAACTAAATAATTTGAAATATATAAAGCAGACGGTTTAGAAGTGAGGTAATGCACCTCAAATTGACCGTCTGCTTTACTTCTGAATTTCCAAATAGACAACATGTTAGAAGAAAAATTAAAAAAGCGTAATTTACCGCGTCCATTTTTTGTACTTGCACAAGAAAGTTGATACGACGGGGAGAACAGTAGAGTGATAAAAACAGTGAGTAAAGTTTCAAAATCGCTGTTTTTATTTATTCTAATATCAATTAAAAATATAACTGATGACATCTATTGCTTGATCAACGGTTTCTACAGTAACATTTGCCTTATTTGAAAGCTCTTTTAATGGGTGAATTAATGATTCAGGTCTAATAATAATCGTCGGTTTGTTCATAGCAATTGCCGTGCTGGCGTCCATTGCTGTATTCCATTGTTTATATTTTTCTCCGAATAAGGCAATGACGATATCCGCTTTCTTCATTAAGACTTGTGTTCGGAAATTATTAATATCTGATGCAGCATCATCTTTATAAAGAGCAGATGGCTGTTTTCCTTGAATTTCTTCGCCGATATTGTCTGAACGATCATGATTTGTTTGAGGGGATACAAATACGAGGGGAAGATTTTTAACCCTTGCTTTTTGTGCAACTTCTTCTCTCCAATCATCATGGATCTGACCTGCTAAATAAACAATAAGTTCCATTTTAATTCCTCCAATGCTATTTGACTCTAATCATATAGTATCGAATTTAAGGAAGTTTTCAAAGTGAGCACCAAAAAGGACATAACATATTAGCTACATAAAATATGTTATGTCCTAGATTTTTTGTTTTTTGGTTACTTATAAGAATAGTTTTTCTAATGCTAATGGTTCGATATATTTTCCATCTTTATAAGCACGCATGTTGCCACCAGAGATTTCATCAATTAAAACAATTTGTTTATCTTTACCTGTACGGCCAAATTCAAATTTAATATCATATAACTCAATGTCTTTTTTCGCAAGTTCTTCTTTAACGACGTTTCCGATTTGTTGTGTTAATTCTTTTAATACTTTATATTCATCTTTTGATAAGACACCAAGCATATCTAAAGCATCTTCACTAATTGGCGGGTCTTCGCGTTCATCATCCTTAAGTGTCACTTCGACGAAAGCATTTAATGGTTGTCCTTCTTCAGCGTATAATCCGTATCTACGTAAAAAGCTTCCTACCGCACGATATCGGCAAATGATTTCAAGCCCTTTTCCGAAAACTTCAGCAGGTTTTACAGTCAGTGTTGCCTTTTCGATATGAGCATCAACATAATGAGTTGGGATTCCTTTTTCCTTTAATACTTCAAAAAAGTATTTTGTAAGCTTTAATCCTGAACGTCCAGCACCTTCGATTTTCAACCCTACTGAATTGGCACCTGGATCAAATACACCGTCAACACCTGTAACATCATCTTTAAATTGTAGAAGGAAGTTGCCATCCTCTAATTCATATACATCTTTTGTTTTTCCTGTATAAACATGCTTCATGTCAAATCTATCTCCTTTATATTTGAGCCATCGTAATTCAAAATTAGTTATACGATTTCTATTTCTATCACTATTATACTTGAAGGAAACATTTTTAAAAAAAGAATTTTCAAAAAATAGTTAGACTATGCCCTCTATCAAGTTATTTGTCTTTAGTAAACTAGAGTTGTTCAATTAGTCCAAGCTTGTAATGAATACTAAACTGTGTGAAGATAAATTAAAAAAGAACTAGAAAACCAATTAGGAGGAATCCAATTGACAAAAAATAATATGGAGTTGTCACTAGAACAACGTGAAGAATTACTTAGGTTATTGAAAGCCCGTTTTGAGAAATACATGAATCGTCATGATGGAATTGAATGGACTAGTGTCCAAGCAAAGTTAGAAGCGAATACTGAAAAACTGTGGTCTCTCTATGAAATGGAAAAAACCGAAGGAGAACCGGATGTTGTTGGTTATGATAAGCAGAATGACGAATACATTTTCATTGACTGTTCAGCAGAAAGTCCCAAAGGTCGCAGAAGTGTTTGTTTCGATCGTGAAGCGTTGGAGTCAAGAAAAAAACACAAACCAGAAAATAGCGCCATTGATATGGCAACTGACATGGGAATTGAACTTTTAACGGAGGAACAATATCGAGAGTTACAGAAACTTGGTAATTTCGATTTGAAAACATCGAGTTGGGTGCAAACACCTAATAATATTAGAAAACTCGGCGGGGCTCTATTTTGTGATTGTCGCTACGACACTGTCTTTGTTTACCACAATGGAGCAGATTCCTACTATGCTGCAAGGGGTTTCCGTGGCTCTCTAAGGGTCTAATTTTTACACAAACGGCCCTATTTATATTTTGAGCTATCACCTGTGGAAGGCTATTTCATAGCCGGTTTCATTAATAGAATTAGAATAGATTTAGAGTTAAGGTGCCAGATTCTAAAACAATTCAAAATTGTATTAGGATCTAACACCTTTTCTACGTACGGAGCTTCTATCGGGCCAGAGATAGTAAAGTTTAAAATAGTTTTGTTTATATTAGGCAAAGACTCCTCTCGAGGCACTGCGCATATTCCTTGATTTTATTAAAAACGAGTTAGAAATTAATATATATTAAAATGAGGGTAGTCATGAAAGTTGAAATTGAAAATAATATGATAGAATTTAATGTTCAATTTGGAAATAGGAAGAAGCTATCCATACTTATAGATTTGTTGGGTTTCATAACTGTTAAAGTTCCAAAGGGTACAAGTAATGAAATTATTGTCAGTGCAATAGAAAGTAAAGGGAAATGGATACTTGAGAAAATTCATGAAATTGAAGTATCTCGAGAAATTCCTAGGGCAAGAGAGTATCACGCTCAAGGGAAGTTTTTATACCTTGGAAAAGAGTGTTTTCTTCATGAATTAATAGATATTAGTGATTTAAATGAGGAGGCACTTAAAAGAAATCTCAAGAAGTTCTATATCAATAGGTGTAAAGCGATCGTAGAGGAACGTATAAAAATATATGAAAAACAGCTGAAAGTAAAGCCTAAAATCATTGAAATAGTAGAATCTAAAGTCAAATGGGGTAGCTGTAGTTCGGATAAAAAGATTACCTTTAATTTTCGTCTTGCCATGGCTCCAATAGAAGTAATCGATTATGTGATAATCCATGAATTATGTCATATAACTCATATGAACCATGATCGTTCATTTTGGAGACGTGTTGGAAGTATTATGCCAGACTACAAAGAAAAGGAAGAGTTTTTAGCAAGGAATGCTCATTTGATGTCACTTTAAAAAACGATTACATTTCCAAATCTGACGCAGGAAATTGTAGCCCAATAAACATGGTCACTTTATACGGATCCCATAACAAATATTATAGATTCAAATTCATAAAATAAAAGACGTAGCCAAACCTTTATCGGTGAGGCAACGTCTTTTTAACCTAATCAGTCATCTCCGTTCAATGAGCGATTTCTACGATTCTCTACTTCCTTTGCTTCCGTCTCCCGGGCTATCTGATCCTTCCGCAATTGTCCATTTACGCGTGGGTCTTGTAATCGCATTATATTCCTTCCCGATTGTCCCACTTTTTTACTCACTTTCTGTATTTCATTACCAAAAAACAGCATGTCCATTCCTCCCTCCTATAAATTAATCAAAGAGAACAATAAATTCAACTTCTCCCCTCTCTATAAAATATTCAGACATCTAAGGCACATAGAGGGTATGCGCACAGTGAAAAGGAATTTAGTTAATAAGAAACGGAAAGAGCATTATATATGTGTTGCTCATGTTGTCTAGTAGTAGATAAATTGAATCGTGCTTTTAATAATTCTACCGTCAATCTTGTAAATTCAGTAATCTTAATGTTTTTAACACAGGGCCGCTTGTTAATCTATAATAGCGTCCTATAATTGAAAATTCATTGCTTTTAAACGAGGAATTGGGTATCTTTGTTTATTTCAATATATATAGGTGGTTTAGCTTCGTTTTAGAAAATACTAAATATTGCATTTATTAATAGTTAACTTATAATAATATTTAGAATGTTGGGAGGTTATATTTTTGTTACTTTACTTTTGATATGTATCGTCTATCTAATTAGTTAATATAAATTAGGAGCTGATATGATGATAGTATACAGAAACTCAACAAGTAATATATCTTCTGAGATGTTAGAAGGTTTTTTTGTGGATTGGCCTAATCCACCGAGTCCAAAAACTCACTTAGCAATGTTAAATAAAAGCAGTAAAGTGATTATAGCGATTGATGATAATACAAACCAAGTAGTAGGATTTATTACAGCGATAAGTGATGGAGTTCTATCTGCCTATATTCCATTTCTTGAGGTTTTACCAGAATACAAAAATAAAGGTATAGGCAAGGAATTAGTAAGTCGGATGCTAAAGGAACTTGCTGACATATATATGATAGATTTATGTTGTGACGATGACTTAGTTCCTTATTATGATAAGTTCGGAATGACGAAGACAAATGGTATGGTTTTGAGAAACTATAAAATGCAATCTGGAAATAACTAAATAAAAAACAACCCTGTGTAAGAAATATTCATGTTGATTCAAACAAACGTGAATGTTGTGAGTTTCATGTTTGTTTTTGACACAGGGTAAAAAAATCAGACAAACTATAAAGGAATAGTGGAGAGAAACAGCGAATATAGAGAATGACAAAGGAAAAGGAGACGATAAAATGGACAAGAATAATTCAGTAATAACGGTGGAAGCAATTGTGCATGCCCCTGTTGAAAAAGTATGGGAATATTGGATAGAGCCGGATCATATAACGAAGTGGAATACCGCTTCAGATGATTGGCATACACCACTTGCTGAAAATGATTTAAGAGCCGGCGGGAAATTTGTTTCTAGAATGGAAGCGAAAGATGGAAGCTTTGGTTTTGATTTTGGAGGAGTTTATGATGAAGTGCGTGCCCATGAGTTCATTTCTTATAAATTAGAAGATGGAAGAAAAGTTGAAATTACTTTTATCCCATTAGAAAACTACACGAAGGTGGTAGAAGTTTTCGAGCCAGAAACGACTAATCCGAATGAAATGCAGCAAGAAGGATGGCAGGCAATTTTAAACAATTTCAAAAAGCATGCGGAGCAACAGTAATTAGAATATAGTGCCTGGTTCTATTACAATTCAGAATTGTATTTGAACTAGGCACTTTTTATTGCAGGAGGGAATCAGCATGAGATCACCAAATGAAATGATGGAATTAGTTTTGACTTATGCAAAGAATGATGAAAGAATTCGTGCGGTAGGACTAAATGGTTCGCAAACGAATCCAAATGCACCAAAAGATATGTTTCAGGATTTTGATATTGTTTACTTAGTAACCGAGATGAATTCGTTTAAGGAAGATCAACAATGGATAGATGTATTCGGACAACGAATCATTATGCAAACTCCTGAGAATACGTCCATGTTCCCACCAACTTTAGGAGGGAGATTCTCTTATCTTATGTTGTTTCAGGACGGAAACCGTATTGATCTTACACTTGTTCCGATTGAGGAAAAAGATACGTATTGCAAAGAGGATAAGTTAACGGTTATTTTAATGGACAAGGATAACAGCCTTCCGGAAATCCCGTCCCCAATAGATGAGGATTATTGGGCAAAACGTCCTTCTGCTGATTTTTTTTCTGATTGCTGCAATGAATTTTGGTGGGTCTCTACATATGTAGCAAAGGGATTATG carries:
- a CDS encoding ABC transporter permease; protein product: MKGLRMLTLLFAICLISFLLIKNSPIDPIQAYVGADMLKVGPEQREKIAEYWGLDQPVMVQFFSWLSALFAGDLGTSMIFRRPVSEIIGERFLNSLVLMLTAWVLSGVIGFVMGVVSAMKKDTWVDRIIKWYCYTLASTPTFWMGLLMLIVFAVWLGWFPIGLGVPAGVLSEDVTLADRIRHLVLPAMTLSILGVANVALHTRQKLIDVLASDYVLFARARGERGFILFWRHGLRNVALPAITLQFAAFSELFGGAVLAEQVFSYPGLGQATVEAGLRGDVPLLLGLVIFSTIFVFVGNLIADTIYYVVDPRTRESRMI
- a CDS encoding ABC transporter permease, which produces MIRSLKLKKTEGKIKLFSLNRRQKTLVTILIATIFLVSVVVIGAVLDRERIATNLIARNLSPSMEHLFGTDWLGRDMFTRTIMGLSLSIGVGLIGAIGSTSIALILGMAAATMGKMADRLISWLIDLFLSVPHLVTLILIAFTLGGGFKGIVIGLMLTHWPSLARVIRAEVMQIRSAEYVQISRQMGKSRWWIAAHHILPHLIPQIMIGFMLLFPHVILHEAAVTFLGLGMSPHEPAIGIILSESMKYLSAGMWWLAFFPGLCLLIIVRIFDVIGESIRMIMDPTKAHDK
- a CDS encoding ABC transporter ATP-binding protein, with protein sequence MPILEVENLSISFKQYISGLKQKSFNVISSLNVTLEPGEILAVVGASGSGKSLLAHAILGILPDNAAISGTIKYEGEVLTAVRQALLRGKDIALIPQSVNYLDPLMRVGNQVRTSVKNGDAIAAQRNVFERLHLKLAVENMYPFQLSGGMARRTLLSTAIVSGAKVIIADEPTPGLDPVVIKEALNNFKEFADNGCAVMLITHDIESALTIADKIAVFYAGTTVEVAPVENFTGDGEALRHPYSKALWRALPQNEFTPIPGAQPHPSALPSGCLFAPRCPMATSECEQALPEMRNLRNGKVRCIHAT
- a CDS encoding ABC transporter ATP-binding protein; this encodes MQLDAKNIGFRYGNGPWLFRGVDLTIEPGEIVGLTAPSGRGKTTFCRILAGFEKPIEGNITVNGLPVSKKEFHPVQLVFQHPEKAVNPRWKMEKILNEGWKPDQELLDLLGIEQEWLTRWPNELSGGELQRFCVARALGPNTRFLIADEMTTMLDAITQAQIWHAVLEIAKKRGMGIIIVSHEAKLIQRLCHREIELENFNA
- a CDS encoding aldo/keto reductase family protein, with the translated sequence MKKIKLNNGVEIPIVGTGTNTYGKEENQYSGALRGDTQEIDWAIENGYRHFDSAQVYFNEEVLGEGLKKSSQPRENYFITSKLNTFKGFGGTDWAHAEIKKSLEKLQTDYIDLFLIHSPWDNNEEILEAWNILEEYYTRGVFKSIGVSNFKKGHLDLILEKGKIKPAVNQIESHVGQWNEELIAYNKIHDIATVAWSPLKGIDENAKQVLEKIGNQYGKTYAQVILRYQIERDVIVIPKSHNKDRQAQSLDTFDFELTANDRERIAAL
- a CDS encoding DegV family protein; protein product: MRRIILSTESGADLPKDLVEKHRIQVVPMHVIMDGKDYLDGELSVEEVFNYHSRTKKIPSTTATNVHEYHDLFTKIRLNFPDSIIIHIGYTSKASASFQSALIAAEDFEDLFLFDTLNVTGGLAAIVMYAATMLEEEPSISHVRLIEELESIVPKTRLAFLPGSLDFLRAGGRVSNVAYIGGLLLKIKPCIELIEGKLVSTRKYRGSMSIVAEKLMRDYLNQYDIDRKQLYLIYSIGLDESIKRRMDEIAKEIGFENVTWMQAGAMISTHAGPGGFGIAGVEC
- a CDS encoding YfiT family bacillithiol transferase, with product MDVKYPIGKLQVPEKVKLANIQEWLKEIETYTVRLRKTVDLLSDEELSKTYREGAWTVRQLVHHITDSQLNMYQRLKLALTADNPTVPAFDEEKWAIQPDTGLPVESSIKMLEGINERIVSLGQSLTEEQLERAFTHQTNGKITVATKVAKLSWHEEHHLAHIKIALSK
- a CDS encoding YtoQ family protein, which codes for MELIVYLAGQIHDDWREEVAQKARVKNLPLVFVSPQTNHDRSDNIGEEIQGKQPSALYKDDAASDINNFRTQVLMKKADIVIALFGEKYKQWNTAMDASTAIAMNKPTIIIRPESLIHPLKELSNKANVTVETVDQAIDVISYIFN
- a CDS encoding phosphoribosylaminoimidazolesuccinocarboxamide synthase; protein product: MKHVYTGKTKDVYELEDGNFLLQFKDDVTGVDGVFDPGANSVGLKIEGAGRSGLKLTKYFFEVLKEKGIPTHYVDAHIEKATLTVKPAEVFGKGLEIICRYRAVGSFLRRYGLYAEEGQPLNAFVEVTLKDDEREDPPISEDALDMLGVLSKDEYKVLKELTQQIGNVVKEELAKKDIELYDIKFEFGRTGKDKQIVLIDEISGGNMRAYKDGKYIEPLALEKLFL
- a CDS encoding DUF4256 domain-containing protein; this encodes MELSLEQREELLRLLKARFEKYMNRHDGIEWTSVQAKLEANTEKLWSLYEMEKTEGEPDVVGYDKQNDEYIFIDCSAESPKGRRSVCFDREALESRKKHKPENSAIDMATDMGIELLTEEQYRELQKLGNFDLKTSSWVQTPNNIRKLGGALFCDCRYDTVFVYHNGADSYYAARGFRGSLRV